One Sphingobacteriales bacterium DNA segment encodes these proteins:
- a CDS encoding phage virion morphogenesis protein, which produces MPLKNLPDMLAMQRNYNTFKAKLPQFVGSTAVSFFKDNFKRQGFLEDTGTKKWQDRKTKEKGRRRAILIKSGALRRSVQVKKAGYSANKIYVIVGSDMPYAQIHNQGGIINTTQQVRQHSRRTKTKIATVKAHQRNVNTTIPQRQFAGDSLRLHKTIKYHIFKKLKHILTF; this is translated from the coding sequence ATGCCCCTGAAAAACCTTCCCGATATGCTTGCCATGCAACGCAACTACAACACCTTTAAAGCCAAACTGCCCCAATTTGTGGGCAGCACTGCCGTTAGCTTTTTTAAAGACAATTTTAAACGTCAAGGCTTTTTAGAAGATACCGGAACCAAAAAATGGCAAGACCGAAAAACAAAAGAAAAAGGGCGCCGAAGGGCAATACTTATAAAATCGGGGGCATTGCGCAGGTCGGTACAGGTAAAAAAAGCAGGGTATAGTGCCAATAAAATTTATGTTATAGTTGGCTCAGATATGCCCTATGCCCAAATACACAACCAGGGCGGTATTATTAACACCACCCAACAAGTACGGCAACACAGCCGCCGAACCAAAACAAAAATTGCCACCGTTAAAGCCCACCAGCGCAACGTAAACACTACCATTCCACAACGCCAGTTTGCCGGCGACAGCCTACGACTACACAAAACCATAAAATACCATATTTTTAAAAAACTCAAACACATTTTAACCTTTTAG
- a CDS encoding phage tail tape measure protein encodes MPTLWELKATDFISSSLATINKNIDTFKAKTQGAEQAFGRFAKNSQSQIGNWQRNNIDKISEFAGEIPILDRVMQLGSSRFALAGGAVTALATGLAAASAKAAQFDKAMAKANVTAKLNKTELAGLKSEIMNISRQAGLSDLNISSGAFERIISQGSLDAKQSLAALKPALLAAKAGFVDAEIAAAAMVNIMSSSGVRDTTKLWDTLFATLNLGNAQMTDIATYLPQIVPNAKLAGSSLAEVSGAFALLTRSLRSEQAAQGLKNIFDTFGDVDRLVNFKEAGIDVFDAVTRKMRPMPDIIDDINKKLNKMPTDLARTTFIDSLGLNDEAKMAISTMTANAAELRKVIDGTTNSTGQFADAIKNSANDTDQWNKFLANINYVATKLGQIVLPIVNNALSKFNWVLDGVITASQSLSNWIYGKGTPSIDNLTQSTNNANNTFSKLNPTLTNTKKEANNLSGSFQNLKDDISFAWDKAKSFASFLSGTLTPELNSLQTTTNQQSNSFNLFGQTLNVAREYATGLLGAIKQLATPLNLLFKTSISLMSGNFLAGFENAKDLFNSFKDIDLTKGFNDAIAKQANIKLQNTIDDDRNFNFMSPDFPVNSMGKAVADATKPMQAALNQNNKGQDNMLAFLKSQQAKKRNTTDKDSPKAIEITNNGIELIPINKLTKLPKSPATTNLGNQTNTINTVAMPKMPATQIVNTAPAILPNTTQTNTINTVAMPKLPTLPAISVANPAPPPNSIAIPATNPKPPLQNPAILTTETKRFNTKSNTIIQKVFDNIIINITNTATQQDALKIAKMVKASLIQELNDDFSVIR; translated from the coding sequence ATGCCTACACTCTGGGAACTAAAAGCTACCGACTTTATAAGCAGCTCGTTGGCTACGATAAACAAGAATATAGACACATTTAAGGCAAAAACCCAAGGTGCCGAGCAAGCGTTTGGGCGGTTTGCAAAAAACAGCCAATCGCAAATAGGCAATTGGCAACGAAACAATATAGACAAAATTAGCGAATTTGCCGGCGAAATACCCATTTTAGACCGTGTAATGCAATTAGGTAGTAGCCGTTTTGCACTTGCAGGTGGTGCCGTAACCGCCCTTGCCACAGGATTAGCCGCAGCCTCGGCAAAAGCAGCCCAATTCGACAAAGCAATGGCAAAGGCTAACGTAACTGCCAAACTCAACAAAACCGAACTTGCAGGGCTAAAATCCGAAATAATGAACATATCAAGGCAGGCAGGTTTAAGCGACTTAAACATTAGTTCAGGGGCGTTCGAGCGCATTATTTCGCAAGGCAGCTTAGATGCCAAACAAAGTTTAGCTGCCCTTAAACCCGCACTACTCGCCGCAAAAGCAGGCTTTGTAGATGCCGAAATTGCCGCTGCAGCAATGGTAAATATTATGAGCAGCTCGGGCGTGCGCGACACCACAAAACTATGGGACACCCTTTTTGCCACCCTTAACCTGGGCAACGCCCAAATGACCGATATTGCCACCTACCTGCCTCAAATTGTGCCAAATGCCAAACTTGCCGGCAGCAGCTTAGCAGAGGTAAGCGGCGCCTTTGCCCTGCTAACCCGCAGCTTGCGCAGCGAACAAGCAGCACAGGGGCTTAAAAACATTTTCGACACTTTTGGAGATGTTGACAGGCTCGTGAATTTTAAAGAAGCAGGTATTGATGTGTTCGATGCCGTAACAAGGAAAATGCGCCCCATGCCCGATATTATAGACGACATAAACAAAAAGCTAAACAAAATGCCCACCGACCTTGCCCGAACCACTTTTATAGATAGTTTAGGGCTAAACGATGAGGCAAAAATGGCAATCTCTACCATGACAGCCAATGCCGCCGAACTGCGAAAAGTAATAGACGGCACCACCAACAGCACAGGGCAGTTTGCCGATGCCATTAAAAACAGTGCCAACGACACCGACCAATGGAATAAGTTTTTGGCTAACATTAACTATGTAGCCACCAAACTGGGGCAAATAGTTTTGCCAATTGTAAACAATGCACTCAGCAAATTTAACTGGGTTTTAGACGGCGTAATTACCGCCTCGCAAAGTTTAAGCAACTGGATTTATGGCAAAGGCACCCCCAGTATCGACAACCTAACTCAATCTACCAACAACGCCAACAACACATTCTCCAAACTAAACCCAACCCTTACCAACACAAAAAAAGAGGCAAACAACCTTAGTGGGTCTTTTCAAAACCTAAAAGATGATATAAGCTTTGCGTGGGATAAAGCTAAAAGCTTCGCCTCTTTTTTATCCGGAACGCTTACGCCAGAACTTAATTCGCTGCAAACCACCACCAACCAACAATCAAATAGTTTCAACCTGTTTGGTCAAACACTTAACGTAGCCCGTGAATATGCCACGGGGCTATTGGGTGCCATAAAACAACTGGCTACACCACTAAACCTCCTTTTTAAAACAAGTATAAGTTTAATGTCCGGAAACTTTTTAGCCGGCTTCGAAAATGCCAAAGACTTGTTTAATAGCTTTAAAGATATAGACCTAACCAAAGGGTTTAACGATGCCATAGCCAAACAGGCAAACATTAAACTGCAAAACACCATTGACGACGACCGAAATTTTAATTTTATGTCGCCCGATTTTCCTGTAAACAGCATGGGCAAAGCAGTTGCCGATGCAACAAAACCCATGCAGGCTGCCTTAAACCAAAACAACAAAGGGCAAGATAATATGTTGGCATTTTTAAAAAGCCAACAAGCTAAAAAGAGAAACACTACAGACAAAGACAGCCCAAAGGCTATTGAAATTACCAACAATGGCATTGAGCTAATTCCCATAAACAAACTTACCAAACTGCCCAAAAGCCCTGCCACTACCAATTTAGGCAACCAAACCAATACTATTAATACGGTAGCAATGCCCAAAATGCCTGCTACCCAAATAGTAAATACAGCACCAGCTATATTGCCAAACACCACCCAAACCAATACCATTAATACGGTAGCAATGCCAAAACTGCCAACTTTGCCCGCCATAAGCGTTGCAAACCCTGCCCCGCCACCAAACAGCATAGCCATACCCGCCACCAACCCAAAACCGCCACTACAAAACCCCGCCATACTCACTACCGAAACAAAACGCTTTAACACCAAAAGCAATACTATTATTCAAAAAGTGTTCGACAATATTATAATCAACATTACCAATACTGCCACCCAGCAAGATGCTCTAAAAATTGCCAAAATGGTTAAAGCCTCCTTAATCCAAGAACTAAACGACGACTTTTCTGTAATTCGATAA
- a CDS encoding IS982 family transposase, whose amino-acid sequence MPKISESEILTILIFYHYSGYKCFEYYYKALVLNDLKTYFPTAPSYNYFIELIERVALPMAILAKLTCQQAEKTGIYYIDAKALPVCDMLRAKQHKVFAQTASKGKSSMGWFFGFKLHLIVNHKGQIVDFALTTGQVADNSKDLLNKLLEKISGTLFGDKGYLTTLWNNFFEKGLKIITKVKKNMKNRLMSLEERLLLKKRPMIEAINDILTSAFDLEHTRHRKPQNAFVHIVASLVAYQFYPNKPQVDLAKIY is encoded by the coding sequence GTGCCCAAAATTTCGGAAAGTGAGATACTTACGATTCTGATTTTCTACCACTATTCGGGCTATAAATGTTTTGAATATTACTATAAAGCATTGGTTTTGAATGACTTAAAGACCTATTTTCCTACTGCCCCATCCTACAACTATTTTATAGAGTTAATAGAACGGGTTGCTCTTCCTATGGCGATTTTAGCCAAATTAACCTGCCAGCAAGCAGAAAAAACAGGAATTTATTACATAGATGCCAAAGCGCTACCTGTTTGTGACATGCTGCGAGCCAAGCAACATAAAGTTTTTGCTCAAACCGCCTCGAAAGGAAAATCTTCTATGGGGTGGTTTTTCGGCTTTAAGCTCCACCTGATAGTCAATCACAAAGGACAAATCGTGGACTTTGCTTTGACTACAGGACAGGTGGCAGACAATAGTAAAGACCTCTTAAACAAGCTATTAGAGAAAATATCAGGCACATTGTTTGGCGATAAAGGCTATTTGACTACCTTATGGAACAACTTTTTTGAAAAAGGACTAAAAATAATTACCAAGGTCAAAAAGAATATGAAAAACAGACTAATGTCTTTAGAAGAAAGGCTCTTATTGAAAAAAAGACCTATGATTGAAGCCATTAATGATATTTTGACCTCGGCTTTTGACTTAGAACATACCAGACACAGAAAACCACAGAATGCTTTTGTCCATATAGTCGCTAGCTTGGTAGCCTATCAGTTTTACCCCAATAAACCTCAAGTAGATCTTGCTAAAATTTACTAA
- a CDS encoding DUF935 family protein: MPPKQQINKKGLPINYSLDVRQMQRTTQDIAKWRNAMRSAENVLNPNRTQLYELYSDILLDGRLKALIEKRVLNITNSLPRFIEDGKDDDHIIIQEVLQTPWFYDLLQYILEARFWGHSLIEFIPGNNTPIGSAELIARPHVRPEFGDILIKQNNDSERILYRQPPYINNLLEVGKNKDLGLLLEAAQYVIYKRGAFGDWAQYSQLFGMPFRVGKYKAYDDSTRKILEKALAEAGSAAYMVMPEEASIELHKSESGQGNNNVYDLIRRACNEELAILILGQTMTTEDGSSLSQAQVHKNVEDQITLADKIWITYQLNWGFKKILENFGYKVASGRFTFDDIEKLTKDQQIDILVKINNNIAPIDPDYIATTFNVPLLKPAATTPAPNEKKKLTDIEPPTCNHIHAHAHARAHETLSDSVDFSPIDQLFEDLATKVYTQQITKVDIYEPLLLNTVKLLWQAINTGWGKDISLTDFTTNEAQLLTYTKANLFMFSGAKNIEQLRELTDLLTDQDGNIKSFATFKKDAENVFKTYNNTRLKAEYNYAIAASQSAVNWLQYQDAKEVKPLLEYQTAGDDRVRLEHNKLDGIAVPIDDPFWDTYYPPNGWGCRCDVVQRSEDEVKPKKILSKEKAQAKGANVINERDIALFAKNTGKNGSWFDGHFYFEGLTTTEKTDLQTKINKLRYYNEYDQNWIRTALNDNGGYVVTHKKRNLKSNDTADINYIANFLADQGEAIELLPDLPDVKNPDATRNGVVWEFKAVYGNAKYRIQNHIATAKKQNVANVFIYLPNTINKSDVTLGIHNAINLHDNKRKIKLIDILYNNTIYPLTREQIENSNYGDFL, encoded by the coding sequence ATGCCACCTAAACAGCAAATAAACAAAAAAGGATTACCGATAAATTATTCGCTCGATGTACGTCAAATGCAGCGAACCACCCAAGACATTGCGAAGTGGCGCAATGCCATGCGTAGTGCAGAAAACGTACTCAACCCAAACCGTACCCAACTCTACGAGCTATACAGCGATATTTTGTTAGATGGCAGGCTAAAAGCTCTAATTGAAAAAAGAGTTTTAAACATCACCAACTCACTGCCACGATTTATAGAAGATGGTAAAGACGATGACCACATTATAATACAAGAAGTACTGCAAACGCCCTGGTTCTACGACCTGCTGCAATACATTTTAGAAGCACGGTTTTGGGGGCATTCCCTTATAGAATTTATACCAGGTAATAACACCCCTATTGGCAGCGCAGAACTTATTGCCCGCCCCCATGTTCGCCCCGAATTTGGAGATATACTTATAAAACAAAACAACGACAGCGAACGCATTTTGTACCGGCAACCTCCATATATCAATAATTTATTAGAAGTTGGCAAAAACAAAGACTTAGGCTTACTACTCGAAGCGGCACAATATGTTATATACAAAAGAGGGGCATTTGGCGACTGGGCACAGTATTCTCAACTTTTTGGAATGCCTTTTCGCGTAGGCAAATACAAAGCCTACGACGACAGCACCCGCAAAATATTAGAAAAAGCCCTTGCCGAAGCCGGCTCGGCTGCCTATATGGTAATGCCCGAAGAAGCAAGTATCGAGCTACACAAATCCGAATCGGGGCAAGGCAATAACAATGTTTACGACCTAATACGCCGAGCCTGCAACGAAGAACTTGCCATTTTAATACTTGGGCAAACCATGACCACCGAAGACGGCAGCAGCCTAAGCCAAGCCCAAGTTCATAAAAACGTTGAAGACCAAATTACTTTAGCCGACAAGATATGGATAACCTATCAACTTAACTGGGGCTTTAAAAAAATATTAGAAAATTTTGGTTACAAAGTAGCCTCCGGAAGATTTACCTTCGACGATATTGAAAAACTAACAAAAGACCAACAAATTGACATATTGGTTAAAATTAATAATAATATCGCCCCCATAGACCCCGACTATATTGCTACCACTTTTAACGTACCTTTACTTAAACCTGCTGCTACAACACCTGCGCCAAACGAAAAAAAAAAGTTAACTGACATTGAGCCACCTACTTGCAACCATATACATGCGCATGCGCACGCACGCGCGCACGAAACGCTAAGCGACTCGGTTGACTTTAGCCCAATAGACCAACTATTTGAAGACCTCGCCACTAAAGTTTATACCCAACAAATAACTAAAGTAGATATATACGAACCCCTGCTGCTCAATACCGTAAAACTACTTTGGCAGGCAATAAACACCGGATGGGGCAAGGACATAAGCCTTACAGACTTTACCACCAACGAAGCGCAACTGCTCACATACACAAAAGCAAACCTGTTTATGTTTAGCGGTGCAAAAAATATAGAACAACTGCGCGAACTAACCGACCTTTTAACCGACCAAGACGGTAATATTAAATCGTTTGCCACCTTTAAAAAAGATGCCGAAAATGTTTTTAAAACATACAACAATACCCGGCTTAAAGCAGAATACAATTACGCCATTGCCGCCAGCCAAAGTGCTGTAAATTGGTTGCAATACCAAGATGCCAAAGAGGTTAAACCTTTATTAGAATACCAAACCGCCGGAGACGACCGCGTAAGACTAGAACACAACAAACTCGACGGTATTGCCGTGCCAATAGACGACCCCTTCTGGGATACCTACTACCCACCAAACGGCTGGGGCTGCCGATGCGACGTAGTACAGCGCAGCGAAGACGAGGTTAAACCCAAAAAAATACTATCCAAAGAAAAAGCCCAAGCCAAAGGTGCCAACGTAATAAACGAGCGTGACATTGCCCTGTTTGCCAAAAACACCGGCAAAAATGGGTCTTGGTTCGACGGGCATTTTTACTTCGAAGGCTTAACCACCACCGAAAAAACCGACCTGCAAACCAAAATAAACAAGCTGCGCTACTACAACGAATACGACCAAAATTGGATACGGACAGCATTAAACGACAACGGCGGGTATGTTGTTACTCATAAGAAACGAAACCTTAAAAGCAACGACACGGCAGATATAAATTACATTGCCAACTTCTTAGCAGACCAGGGCGAAGCCATAGAGTTACTACCCGATTTGCCCGATGTTAAAAATCCGGATGCAACCCGCAATGGCGTGGTTTGGGAATTTAAAGCCGTGTATGGCAATGCTAAATATAGAATACAAAACCATATAGCAACAGCAAAGAAACAAAATGTAGCAAACGTATTCATCTACCTACCTAATACAATTAACAAAAGCGATGTTACGTTGGGCATCCACAACGCCATTAATTTACACGATAATAAGCGTAAAATCAAACTAATTGATATTCTTTACAACAATACCATCTACCCTTTAACACGTGAACAGATAGAAAATAGCAACTATGGCGACTTTTTATAA
- a CDS encoding DUF1320 family protein produces MQFLFPEDYTAQIRADILNTIIETDFNKLRTAELASIGEMSSYLSSRYNAQEIFFNIPNWNDTNPYKKDQVVYHNTAIYIALKDNSNTTPPNNYNNTTNYAINDIVYWQNTYKCIVATTGNEPTDPNYWQLVTEPAWEQRDPRHPSVVMFLIDMVLYHLHSRISPRNVPDIRAERYDAAITWLKMIAKEQINPALPKPQNNEKQYIIYGANPPRDYQF; encoded by the coding sequence ATGCAGTTTTTATTTCCGGAAGATTATACCGCCCAAATCAGAGCCGACATATTAAATACAATTATAGAAACCGACTTCAACAAACTGCGCACCGCCGAGCTTGCCAGCATCGGCGAAATGTCCTCCTATTTAAGTAGCCGTTACAACGCCCAAGAAATATTTTTTAATATACCAAATTGGAACGACACCAACCCCTATAAAAAAGACCAGGTGGTTTACCACAACACAGCAATTTATATCGCCTTAAAAGATAACTCGAACACCACCCCCCCAAACAACTACAATAACACTACCAATTACGCCATAAACGATATTGTTTATTGGCAAAACACCTATAAATGTATTGTAGCAACCACTGGCAACGAGCCAACCGACCCCAACTATTGGCAATTAGTTACAGAGCCAGCATGGGAACAACGCGACCCCAGACACCCCAGCGTAGTTATGTTCTTAATAGATATGGTACTATACCACCTCCATAGCCGCATTTCGCCCCGCAATGTTCCAGATATTAGAGCAGAGCGGTACGATGCAGCTATAACCTGGTTAAAAATGATAGCCAAAGAACAAATAAACCCTGCTTTGCCCAAACCCCAAAACAACGAAAAACAGTATATTATTTACGGCGCCAACCCGCCAAGAGATTACCAATTTTAA
- a CDS encoding HK97 family phage prohead protease, protein MQKKTTMTVSDETVNRHGYRVLTSGIDIEGFKKNPVMLYNHLRADDWKGINENGLPPGRWENIKKIEGNLIADPVLDMDDPIGKAIAQKLELGILNASSIGIRIVEISEDPKLMLAGQTRPTITKCELREISIVDIPANRNAVVLFDETGAELEDNLNLILPSLIEKKSMKNLAELLGCNENATEVELVAAVTQLKTETEAAIQNLADFKAKAEADKAKILVENAILSGKIKTSDKDLWISLATKSYEETEKAITSITVYTPISKQLQTAGNNTTNANADAEMFDTLSKQGNALVELKKNDPEKYKKLHEAKMSLINQRGITK, encoded by the coding sequence ATGCAAAAAAAAACAACAATGACTGTGAGTGATGAAACGGTAAACAGACATGGATACCGCGTGCTTACTTCGGGTATTGATATTGAGGGGTTCAAGAAAAACCCGGTTATGTTGTACAACCATTTGCGAGCCGACGACTGGAAAGGCATTAATGAGAATGGGCTGCCCCCTGGCAGGTGGGAAAATATTAAAAAAATAGAAGGCAACTTAATTGCCGACCCCGTTTTAGATATGGACGACCCAATAGGTAAAGCAATTGCCCAAAAATTAGAACTTGGCATATTGAACGCCTCGAGTATAGGAATACGAATTGTTGAAATTAGCGAAGACCCAAAATTGATGCTTGCCGGGCAAACCCGCCCAACAATTACAAAATGCGAGCTGCGCGAAATATCTATTGTAGATATACCCGCCAACCGCAATGCAGTGGTGCTGTTCGACGAAACAGGCGCCGAACTTGAGGACAACTTAAATTTAATTTTACCTTCACTTATAGAGAAAAAAAGTATGAAAAACTTAGCCGAACTCTTAGGGTGTAACGAAAACGCTACCGAAGTTGAACTTGTTGCGGCTGTTACACAACTAAAAACAGAAACCGAGGCAGCTATTCAAAACCTTGCCGATTTTAAAGCAAAGGCAGAAGCAGACAAAGCAAAAATATTGGTAGAAAATGCCATTTTATCCGGAAAAATAAAAACTTCGGATAAAGATTTGTGGATTTCGCTTGCTACAAAATCGTATGAGGAGACCGAAAAAGCAATTACCAGCATAACGGTTTACACCCCAATTTCTAAACAGTTGCAAACAGCAGGCAATAACACCACTAATGCTAATGCCGATGCTGAAATGTTCGACACACTATCGAAACAAGGCAATGCCCTTGTTGAACTAAAGAAAAACGACCCCGAAAAATACAAAAAATTACACGAGGCAAAAATGTCTTTAATTAACCAACGCGGCATAACAAAATAA
- a CDS encoding baseplate J/gp47 family protein, with amino-acid sequence MRQLNDILNLLLESKNRVIELYNAITADVLSNPELNGLDSTSKASIWRLWAFITAVSIWVHEHLWQIFRQEVDVIVENAIPNTANWLRSQLYLFQYNHNLLFDNYSPYYEIVDLPARIVSQAAVVETTYGLVLIKVAKNDGAGGLLPLTSLEVDGVETYVDNIKPAGTITQVVSLNPDKLKIMAEIYYNPLFNLNVLRLNVEAAITNYIRNLTFNGKLYLTKLVDVIQNTDGVVDVQLNYVGAQVGVNPYIEITNSVYPDTPTYVAAAGYCIIDPANLLNTTLLFVPSL; translated from the coding sequence ATGAGACAATTAAATGATATTCTCAATCTGTTGCTTGAAAGCAAAAACAGAGTTATTGAGTTATATAACGCAATAACAGCAGACGTTTTGTCGAATCCGGAACTTAATGGATTAGATAGTACCAGCAAAGCCTCCATTTGGCGTTTATGGGCATTTATAACAGCAGTATCAATTTGGGTACATGAACATTTGTGGCAAATATTTAGACAAGAAGTAGATGTTATTGTCGAAAATGCAATACCTAACACGGCAAATTGGTTGCGAAGCCAGCTATACCTTTTTCAATATAACCACAATTTACTGTTTGACAATTACAGCCCCTATTACGAAATAGTTGATTTGCCAGCGCGAATAGTTTCGCAAGCAGCAGTTGTAGAAACCACCTATGGATTAGTGCTAATTAAAGTTGCAAAAAACGACGGAGCAGGCGGGCTTTTACCCCTTACCTCATTAGAAGTAGATGGCGTGGAAACGTATGTGGATAATATAAAACCGGCAGGCACCATTACACAAGTCGTGTCGCTGAATCCGGATAAATTAAAAATAATGGCGGAAATATATTACAATCCGCTGTTTAATCTTAATGTACTGCGCTTAAACGTAGAGGCAGCTATAACCAATTATATTAGAAATTTAACATTTAACGGTAAGCTTTACCTTACCAAATTGGTTGATGTTATACAAAATACCGACGGCGTTGTTGATGTGCAATTAAATTATGTAGGGGCACAGGTAGGTGTAAATCCATATATTGAAATAACCAATTCGGTCTATCCGGATACTCCCACTTATGTTGCCGCTGCTGGTTACTGTATTATTGACCCGGCTAATCTGTTAAATACAACCCTGCTATTTGTGCCTTCGCTATGA
- a CDS encoding T9SS type A sorting domain-containing protein — translation MKNTYYLITLCIALLYHTHANAQTPNLFNRLYYTDTSYLVFRYVNPLPDGFLTVTGTQKSPYFDILAQKYDLKGNHIWTKSLWKDTVGIAIWEDFVINEDIYYTLLVNATLPGYPYSRGYHLIQFDTAGTVQWHKTYFNKTYPTTAVDYMSEIVLIPNEGFLTVGLSKEPDIWSKHKIYAAKFNNNGEQLWEKTYAPDTSLVDVIWGLYTNAWAGLVDDDGNYVLYCTKHGGYYPFPLEYSDKCDLYLIKLNPEGEVIWERPYGLPGTNVWHYQDIVLLPNGNYLAMVTEDSMTYVYKGLHIVEVDKTTGDVVWEKWLMHNEGNYYNMSFDTHALAHDGTIIFAGTWRNDFGGGSWHGAIMKLNLQGDTIWMRFLPDAYATGSPLSEVSGYPRSIAAINDGETYVIAGEVYDYAKYRCSAWLLTIDENGYTCGNYVCDTVSGVEPPGTNSPSGGQGGFTLTPNPAQQTATITVSNNGLIKNNQVVEIFNTQGQLVKSIILFGNETTTFSTANFTSGIYYCRLQNHPEIEGVKMVVW, via the coding sequence ATGAAAAACACCTACTACCTTATTACCTTATGTATAGCCCTGCTATACCATACCCACGCCAACGCCCAAACCCCTAATTTGTTTAATAGGTTATATTATACCGATACTTCGTACTTAGTGTTTAGGTATGTAAACCCTCTGCCCGATGGTTTTTTAACGGTTACCGGCACACAGAAATCGCCATATTTTGATATATTAGCCCAAAAATACGATTTAAAGGGCAACCATATTTGGACCAAAAGTTTATGGAAAGATACCGTGGGCATAGCTATTTGGGAAGATTTTGTGATAAACGAGGACATTTATTATACTTTATTGGTTAATGCCACCCTACCCGGATACCCCTATTCGCGGGGGTATCATTTAATACAATTCGATACTGCTGGAACCGTACAATGGCATAAAACCTATTTTAACAAAACCTACCCCACCACAGCCGTCGATTATATGTCAGAAATAGTGCTTATACCCAACGAAGGGTTTTTAACAGTTGGTTTATCAAAAGAACCCGATATATGGTCGAAACACAAAATATACGCAGCTAAATTTAACAACAACGGCGAGCAGCTATGGGAAAAAACCTACGCCCCCGACACATCATTAGTTGATGTAATTTGGGGTTTATATACCAATGCTTGGGCGGGTTTAGTTGATGATGATGGAAATTATGTACTGTACTGCACAAAACATGGGGGGTATTACCCGTTTCCGCTTGAATATAGCGATAAATGCGACCTGTACTTAATAAAACTAAACCCCGAGGGCGAGGTAATATGGGAACGCCCCTACGGGCTGCCCGGCACCAATGTTTGGCACTACCAAGATATTGTACTATTGCCCAATGGCAACTATTTGGCAATGGTAACCGAAGACTCGATGACTTATGTTTATAAAGGCTTACATATTGTTGAGGTTGATAAAACAACGGGTGATGTAGTTTGGGAAAAATGGCTGATGCATAACGAGGGCAATTATTATAATATGTCTTTTGACACCCATGCCTTAGCCCATGATGGCACCATAATTTTTGCCGGAACATGGCGCAACGACTTTGGGGGAGGCAGTTGGCATGGAGCCATTATGAAGTTAAATTTACAGGGCGATACAATATGGATGCGCTTTTTACCCGATGCTTATGCTACTGGCTCGCCATTAAGCGAGGTATCGGGTTACCCACGCAGTATTGCAGCCATAAACGACGGCGAAACCTACGTAATAGCGGGCGAAGTTTACGACTATGCCAAATACCGTTGCAGCGCATGGCTATTAACCATTGACGAAAACGGCTATACCTGCGGCAACTATGTTTGCGATACCGTTTCGGGGGTTGAGCCACCAGGAACAAATTCCCCCTCTGGGGGGCAGGGGGGTTTCACCCTAACCCCCAACCCCGCGCAGCAAACCGCTACCATAACCGTCAGTAATAACGGTTTGATTAAAAATAACCAAGTTGTAGAGATTTTTAACACACAGGGGCAGTTGGTTAAAAGCATTATTCTATTCGGAAACGAAACCACCACTTTTAGCACCGCCAACTTTACATCCGGAATTTATTACTGCCGCCTTCAAAACCATCCGGAGATAGAAGGCGTTAAAATGGTGGTTTGGTAA